The following DNA comes from Alienimonas californiensis.
GCGTGGCTGCACCGCGCCCTGAACGGCAACGCATCGCCCGGCGACCGCCCGACCGAGGACCGCCCGACCGAGGACCGGGCGGACGAAGTTTGAGTCGTTCGCACTTTCCGTGAGCACGCCCGCCTCCGGTTGGCGCACGACCGAGAGACCCCGTTGACCCGGAGCCATGTGATGCCCGCCCCCCCGCCCGACGTTCAATCCCTGTTCCTTCAGGCGGCCGAACTCGACGACCCGGGCGAACGGGCCGCCCTGCTGGACGCCCGCTGCGAGGGCGACGCGGCCCTGCGGGCGGAGGTGGAGGAATTGCTGGCGGCGCATGGAACGCCCGGCGGCCCCCTCGATCGGCCCGCGGCGGCCCGGGCCACGGCGCCCTCCGACCGGACCGCCGCCCGGCATTCCACCGCGACGGTCGTCAACGCTCCGGACACGGCCGATCCGCAGCCGAGCGCCGGGGCGACGAACGACGTGGCGCCGGGCGTCCCCCTCAATTCGGCCCAGAAACTCGGGGGCTACGACGTCCTGGAGACGGTCGGCCGCGGGGGGATGGGCGTGGTGCTGCGGGCCCGGGACCCGCACCTGGACCGCATCGTGGCGATCAAGGCGCTGGCCCCGGAGTTGGCCGCCGACCCCACCGCCCGCCGCCGCTTCGCCCGGGAGGCGCGGGCCGCCGCCGCGGTGACGCATCCGCACGTCGTCACGATTCACGCGGTGGAGCCGGGGGGCGCCGGGCCGGAGGGGCCGACGCCGTTTCTCGTGATGGAATACGTCGCCGGTCGCTCCCTGAAGGACAAGCTGGACGCCGACGGGGCCCTGGAGGTCCGGGAGGCGCTGCGAATCGGTTCGCAGGTCGCCGCCGGCCTCGCCGCGGCCCACGCCCAGGGGCTGATTCACCGGGACGTCAAACCCGGCAACGTGCTGTTGGAGAACGGCGTGGAGCGGGTCAAGCTGACGGACTTCGGCCTGGCCCGGGCCGCCGACGACGTGGCGATCACCCGCACCGGGGAGATCGCCGGCACCCCGCAGTTCATGTCGCCGGAGCAGGCGGAGGGCCGCCCGGTCGACGCCCGCAGCGACCTGTTCAGCCTCGGCGCCGTGCTGTACGCGATGTGCACCGGGCGGCCGCCGTTCCGCGGGGAGTCCACGCTCACGGTCCTCCGGAAGGTCTGCGACGCGACGCCCCGGCCGATCCGCGAGGTGAACCCGGACGTGCCGCCGTGGCTGACGGAGATCGTCGACCGCCTGCTGGAAAAGGACCCGGGAAAGCGGTTCGCCTCCGCCGCCGAGGTCGCCGCCCTGCTGGGCGGTCGTCTGGCCGAGATGCAGAACCCCGACGCTGCCGAGCGTCCGCGGCCGGCGGCGGGCCTCCCGTCGACGGCCCGCGCCGGGCGGGGGCGGCGGTGGACGGTCGCCGCCGCGGCGTTGGCGGCCGTGTTACTGATCGGGGGAACGACCGAGGCGACCGGCGTGACGGAGGTGATCCCCACCGTCGTCCGCCTCGTCCGCGGCGAGGGCACGCTGGCGATCCGCACGAACGACCCCGACGTCGGCGTGACGATTGAGGGCGAGGACGTAGTCCTCACCGGCACGGGCCTGAGCGAGATCCGACTCAAGCCCGGCACCTATCAGGTGAAGGCGACGAAGGACGGCCGCGAGTTCACGGAACTGGTCACCGTCGAACGGAACGGCCGGGAGGTCGTGAACGTCGGGTGGGAGCCCGCCGGGCGGGAGCCCGCCGGGCGGGAGCCCGCCGGGCGGGCCGGCGGACAGACCGGGGCGTTCGCGGGAGAGCCGACTGCCCCCCCCCGGCGGCTGGGCGTCGTCGTCGGGGCGGACCCGGCCGCGGGGACGGCGTCGATTCAACTTGACGAGCCGGCCGGCCTGCGGCCGGGCGCGGCGTTCGCCGTTCACCCCCGGGCCGATGCCGGCGTTCCGCCGAGCTACATCAAAGCCTGGGTCGAGGCCGTCCGCGTTCCGTCGGACGGGCGGGCGGAGGTCCGCGTCCTCGAGTACGACGCGGAGCGCCCAATCGCCGTCGGCGATTGGGTGTCCCTGTGGCCGCCGCCCGGCGCCGGAGGGTCCGCCGACGGCGGGACCGCGACGGCTGGCGACGCGACGTTCGAGCCGGTCGCCTCGCTCCGCGGCCACACGGACGCCGTGCGAGATCTCGCGTTCTTCCTGGACGGGCGGCGGCTCGCCACCGGCTCGGCGGATCAGACGTTCCGCATCTGGGACGCGGCGAGCGGCGAGGAACTGTACCGCCGCGACTGCCCGCACTGGGTCTCGGCCGTCGCGGTCTCGCCGGACGGGACGCAGGCGGCCCTCGGGTACGTCACGGTCACGGAGTCGGCCCAGATCGAGATCGTCGACTTGGAGACGAAAGAGCGGGTCCACCTGCTGGACGGCCCGCCGGGGCTGGTGCACGGGTTGGCGTACTCGCCGGACGGCTCCCGGCTGCTGGCGACCGGCCAGCAGGGCGTGGGGTTGCTGTTCGACCCGGCCAGCGGCGAACGCCTGAACGAGTTCCGGCAGGGCGAAGACGAGGTGTTCGGCGGGGAGTGGGCCCCGGACGGCCGCACGTTCGTCACCTGTTCGAGCCGCGGGCCGCAGATCATGACCCGGGACCTGAACGGCGCGGCCCTCCACGCGACCGTCTCGCTGGAGCGGGCGGCGGTCGTCGACGTTCGCTACTCGCCGGACGGCACGCGGCTTGCCGCCGCGATTACCCGGCCGCAGATCCCGATCTATGACGCGGCCGACGGTACGCTGATTCGCCTCATCGAGACTCCCGGCCCGACCGCCGAGGTCCGCTTCCTGGGCGACGGCCGGAGGCTGCTCGCCGCCGGTAAGGACGACGCGCTGCGGCTGTACGACGTCGAGTCCGGGCGGCTGCTCGCGGAGCGCCCCCTGGACGGCCCGCATGCCGCTCACCTCGCCCTCGCGCCGGACGGCGCCCTGCTGGCGACCGGCGGGGGACGCGCCCGCAACACGCTAGGCGGCCGGCCGGCACCCGACCCCCGCGACTACGACGTCCGCCTCTGGCGGCTGTCCGGCGCGGAGACGGCGGACGCGAACGCCGCCGACGGCTCGTTCGCCCTCGTCCGCACGTTCCCCGGCCACGCCTCCTCGGTCAACGCGATCGCGGTGTACGACGAGGGCCGGCGGGCGATCTCGGGCAGCGAGGAACACCGCTTCCGCGTCTGGAACCTGGAGACCGGCGCCCTGCTGAAGACGATCGAAACGGGGGCGGCGGTGAAGGCCGTCGCGGTGACGGCGGACGCACGGTTCGCGATCGTCGGCACCGCCAACCCGGCCGGGGTCCGCTGGTACGACCTGGAAGACGGCACGCTCGTCCGCCAGGCGGGCGATCTCGGCGGGGCCCCGAATCAGTTCGCGTCGGCGCTCGCCCTCACCCCGGACGGCTCGCGGGTCGTCGCCTCCCGGCTGCGGGGCGGGCCGGTGGTCCTCGACGCCGCCACCGCGGAGCTGGTGCGCACGCTGGCCCCGCCGCCGCCGATGCCAAAGGAGGGGTCCGACGTCGGTTCGCTCTGCCTGGCCCTCTCGCCGGACGGCATGCGGGCGGCCGCGGGTTGGCACAGCAGCGGACGGGACGGCGAGATCGTCGTCTGGAACCTCGACGACGGCGCCGCGGTTTGGAGCAGGGACCTCGGCAACCGCTCCACCTTGGACCTGGCGTTCTCCCCGGACGGCGCCCGGTTGTTGGTCGGCGACAGCGGCGGCTGGCTGACCCTCCTCGACGCGGGCGACGGCACGACGCTGCGGCGGTTCCGCGGGCACGGGGACGCCGTCAACTCCGTCGCCGTCCTGCCGGACGGCCGACGCGCCCTCACCAGCGGTCTGGACGATGTGTTGACGCTCTGGGACTTGGATTCCGGCGAGGAACTGGCCCGGCTCGCACGCCCGGACAAAACCGTCCTCCACGTCACGCCGACGCCGGACGGCCGGGGGTTCCTCACCGGGGGCGGCGGCTACTGGGACGGGGAGAAGTCCGTCCGCACCGGCGACTACGCACTGCGGCTGTGGGATTTCACGGACGACCGCCCCCGCGCAGCCGACGCCGTTCCGCCCGCCGACGACCATGCGGGGCGCCCGCCCGAACCCCCGTCCCTCGTCGAGGACGTGCGGATTGAGGCACTGAGCGACTTCGTCCTCGCCCTCGCCTACACCCCGGACGGGCGGTCGCTCGTCACCGGCGGGGCGGACGGGGCGTTCGTCTGGGACGCCCGCAACGGCCGGCGGAGGCGGGAACTGACCGGGCACGACGGCCGCAGCGTGCACGCCGCCGTCGTCCTGCCGGACGGCCAACGGGTCGTCACCGCCGGCAAGGGGGACGCGATTCTGCTGTCCGACCTGAACAGCGGCGAGGTCGTTCGTCGGTTCGAGGGGCACACCGGCTTCGTCGAGCGCCTGGCCGTCTCCCCGGACGGCACACGCCTCGCCTCCGGCAGTTCCAACTGGGTCCGCAAGGACCGCGGCGACCTGACCGTGCGGGTCTGGGACGTCGAGACCGGGCGGGAACTGTGGCAGGCCGAGCCGCCGCCCACCGACAACGGGTACGGGGCGGTGCACGAAGTGATGTTCACCCCGGACGGGGCGCGGGTCGTCTCCGTCCACCACGCGGCCGAGGACGGCGTCTCCGTCTGGGACGCGGCGACGGGCGAACTCCTGCGGCGGTTCAGCGGAAAGCACAGTTCGATCAAGTCCGCGGCCCTCTCCCCCGACGGCCGCACGCTCGCCACCGGACACGAAGCCGTGCAGGTGAAGGAACTCCGTTGGGACGACCCGGAACACGCCGTCGTCCGCCTGTGGGACCTGGCGAGCGGCGAGGAGGTCCGCCGGCTCGTCGGTCACGCCGGTCAGATCAACGCCGTGGCGTTCTCCCCGGACGGGACCCGGCTGCTTTCGTGCAGCGGCAGTCAGTACCTCAACGACGCCTGGACGCCGGAGCTGTCCCGCGACAACACTCTCCGCCTCTGGGACGTGGCGACCGGCGCCGAACTCGCCCGCCAACGGCTGCCGGGCGGCGGCCAGGCCGCCGCGTACGCCCCGGACGGCGAACACGTCGCCTCGGTCGCGGGCGGGAAGAACCTGTTGGTGCAGCTCTGGCGGATCCCGGACGCCCTCGCGGCGGAGAGCGCCGCCGCCCGGAACCCCGCCGCGGCGCGCTGACGGCCGGGGTCGCGGATTCGCCGGCCAACCTTCCGGCGGCGGGCTCGCGGCTGCCCAAGCTCTCCTTCGTCGTCGTCAGCAACACGCACCTCGGCGATCGAGAGATTCGATCGAGCACGGGCAGATCCGGCTGCGTGATCGACCCGTCAGACACGAGGCGTCGGCAGGCAGGAACCTGGCGCTGCGGCAACTCGGCGAAGAGTGAACTGGATTGTCGAGCCTGCAGAACGCGGCGGTCGCCGCGTTCCCGCCGCCGCCGGCCGCGGGGCGTCCGGCGTCAGTACTTGGGAAAAATGTCCGGCGTCGGGAAGCGGTCTTCGGGGCTGCCGTCGCCCAGATATTCCTCGCGGGGCACCTGCACCTGCGGCCAGTTCGCGGGACGGACGCGGACGACCCGGCCCGGGCGGATGCCTTCGACGATGAGGTCGGTTTCAAACCGGATTTGAACGCCGCTGCTGCCCAGAGGCGCCTCACCGTCCGTCTTCGCGACGTCCACGAGGGTTCCTCGCGAGGCCATGTGCGACGGGCCGTAGGCGCCGTGGGTGTGCTTCAACGTGTTCTCGACCGGGTTCATATGCACGCCGACGTTCTTCTGGAAATCGGCGAGGAGGGAGTCGTCCATCCCGCCGAACAGAGTCGCCGTCACCGTCGCCCGGCCGAACTTGCCGTACTCGACGGCGTCGACCCAGGCGGGCATCCAGCGACTGCGGATGAAGGCTTTGTGCGTTTCGGTCTGACGGCGGGCGGCGCGCTCGATCGCCGCGTCGTCCAGCCAGATGTCCGAGATATGAAACCGCGTGAATACGCCGTCCGGCGTGGGCTTCCAGGTGATCCCCAGCAGGACGGCCTGCCCGTCGAGTGATTTCTTGCCGCTGGCGGGCCAGAGGCCGTTGGCGACCAAGTCCTCGACGCCGAGGAGTTCGCGGCCGAGCCAGATCCGAGTCGCGGCGTCGAAGGTCAGCGTTTCCTCGCCGGCCTCGCCGGCCTGGCCGTCTTTCGGTCCGCGGCGGGCGACGATCGTCCCCGCGTGATTGTTGAGGTCCACTTCCTTGAGGTTCCAGACTAATCCCTCGCGCCGGCAGTGGCTGGGTTCGTCTTCGAGCAGGAGGACGTGGTTCTCGGCCGGGAAGATCCCGGCGCCGCGGTTATGGTTGGCGTCCTTCGATTTATTGTCGACGGGCAACACCGGCACGGCCGAGATCTCGGGCTCGGGCGGCAGAAAGGCCCGCACGTGCAGCACGGTCCCCAGCGGAATATCCCGGAGATCGGCCGGCGCCCCGTGATAGCGCACGACGCCGTAGGGGAGCAGCGCGAAGGGATGCGGATCGTTGCGGAAGAACATCCCCTCCCCCTGCACGCGAAGGCTCCCGCGGCGGTTGGGATGATCCACGAACGTCAATTCGCCCCGATAGGAGTGCGCCATTTCCAGGGGGGGAAACGTGCCGACTTCGGGGCGGAAGGGTTCGTCCTGGGCGTGGGCGGCGCTCGCGAGCAGGAACGCGCCGAGGGAGATCGCGGCGACCCGGCAGGTCGAACGGAACGGCGTCATCGGGCGGTGTTCCCGCATCAGTATTCCGGGAAGAGGTCGGGAGTCGGGAACCGGTCTTCGTGGCCGGGATTGAACAGATATTCCTCGCGGGGCACCTGCATCTTCGGCCAGCTCTCCGGACGGACGCGGACGACCCGGCCGGGGCGAATGCCCTCGATGATCAGGTCGGTCTCGAAACGGATCTGGACGCCGCTGCTGCCCAGAGGAATCTCTCCCTCCTCTCGGGTGACTTCAAGGATTGTGCCGTTGGACGCCACGTGCGAGGGCCCGTAGTGACCGGCCGTGTGTTTCAAGGTGTTCTCGGCGCCGTTCATCTGCGCGCCGACGCCCGGCTGGAAGTCGGCGTACAGGGAGGGGTCCATGCCGCCGAACAGCGTCGCGGCGACGGTCGCGCGGCCGAATTCGTCGTACTCGACGGCGTCGACCCGGGCCGGCATCCAGCGGCTGCGGATGAAGGCTTTGTGCGTCTCGGTTTGAAAATAGGCCGCCTGTTGGAGGGAGTCGTCGTCCAGCCAGATGTCCGAGATATGAAATTGGGTGAACGCCCCGCTCAACCCGTCCCCCGGCGCCGGCTTCCAGGTGATCCCGAGCAGGACCTCCTGCCCGCCGAGATCCTTCTTGCCGCTAACCGGCCACGCGTCTTCGGCCACCAGGTCCGCGACTCGAATCCGCTCGCGGCCGCGCCAGATGCGGGTGGCGGCGTCGAACGTCAACTCTTCATCCTCGGAGGCGCCGTCTCCGCCGGCCCTCGGCGCGCGGCGGGCGACGATCGTTCCGGCGTCGTTCTTGAGCTCCACCGCTTTCAGCCTCCAGACCAATCCCGCGCGCAGGCAGTGGCTGGGCTCGTCTTCGAGCAGGAGCACGTGGTTCTCCGCGGGCGCCGTCCCCGTGCCGCGATAGTGGCCCGCGTCTTTCTCCTTGTTGTCGACCGGCAACACCGGCACGGCGGAGAGCTTCGGGTCGGGCGGCAGAAAGGCCCGCACGTGCAGCACGGTCCCCAGCGGGACGTCCCGGAGATCCGCCGGCGCCCCGTGATACCGCACGACGCCGTAGGGCAGCATCGCGAAGGGCTGCGGGTCGTTGCGATAAAACTTGCCCGTCCCGGCCACCCGCAGGCTGCCGCGGCGGTTGGCGTGGTCCACGAAGACCAGTTCGCCCCGGTAGGCGTGCGCTTTCTCCAACGGAGGAAACGTCCCGGGTTCCGGGCGGAACGGGTCCTCCGCCGCGGAGACCGCGGGCGCCAGCAGGGTCGCGATCAGGCACAGCGCCGTCGCCCAGAACGATGCGTCAATTCGCGTCATAGTTCGATCGATTTGTTGCTGTCGCCGAACTGGTCGGTTTCGACGCCCATGCGCTGGGCCATCGTCAACAGCAGATTGCTCATATGGGCGTCCGAGTTCGCGGGGCGGCTGCAGAGCGAGTAATGCTTGCCGGGTTCGTCCAGCTGATAGCCCTCGAAATGGCCCTGGTTAAAGTCGACATGGCTGCCGTGCTTCAGACCGAGGTCCGATCCGCCGGCGAGCACCAGCGGGAGGTTGGCGTTGCCGTGGCTGTGACCGTACGACATGCCGCTGCCGAAGAGCGCCATCGTCGAGCCTAACAGCGGCCTGCCGTTGAGATCGTTCGTCTCCGCCAGTCGGGTGAGGAAGTAGCTGAACTGCTCGATGGCGAAGGTGTCGTAATTCGTCAGCTTCTCCATGTAGCCGAGGTCGCCGCCGTGGTGACTCAGCTGATGCCGCGACTCGGTGATGCCGATCTCGGGAATGGCGAAGGCGTCCCCCTCCCCGCCCAGGCTGAACGTGGCCACCCGCGTGACGTCCGTCTGGAAGGCGAGGACCATCAGGTCGTAGACGGTGCGAAAATAATCGCCCGCCTGGGTCTTGGGGACGTCGCGGTTCGTCCGCTTCTTGTCAGACTCCGAAATCTCCGGCAGCGGGGTGTCGAGCCAGGCGTCGGCCCGCCGCGTGCGGATCTCGGCCTCACGCACCGAAGTGAGGTATTGATCGAGGCGCCCCCTGTCGGCCGCTCCGATCTGCCGCTCCAGCCGCCGGACTTCCGCGAGGTTGTCGTCGAGCACGCTGGCCTTCCGGCGCAAGGCTCTGCGCTGAGCGGCGACGCCGCCTTTGGGCTGCTCGAAGAGGGACGCGAAGATCTCGCTGCAACGCCGCATTGAGGGGAGGCGCACGCCGTCGGCCGTCCAGCTCAACGATTCCCCGGTGAGGGCGACCTCCATGGAGGGGTAGCGCGTGTGCTCCGCGGTGATCGCCGCCATCTGCTGGTCGACGGAGATCGTATTGCGGTCCGACGGGCCGAGTTTTCCGCCGGTCAGCCAGACGGAAATACAGTTGTGGTGATGGCTGATGGCGCCGGGATGATGCAGCCCGCTGATGGGCGTGATGACGTCGCGGTGCTTCTCCAGCGGCTTGAGCGAGCGCGAGAACTCATAGTCCCTGCCCGGCGTGGTGATCTGGTAGTTGAGCGAATGGACGCCGTTCGCGAGGTAGACGAAGGCGCTGCGTTTCGGCGAGGCGGTTTGTCGCTCGGCCGCCCGCAGCGGGATCATGCATTCCAGCATGGGCAGCGCGACGCAGGTGCCCATCGCGCGCAGGGCGTGTCGGCGGTCGACCAGCCAGGATTGGGAAAGGAAGTTCGACATCGGGATGTTCCTTGGAAAGGCTTGGCGGGTGACGGGTTACGGGACGCCCTTTCCAAGGCGTCGGCGAGGGCCTGGTCGTCGCGTTCAGGACCGCCCGGAGGGGCCGTCCCGGGGGATCACGTTCCGTTCTCAGCGCGTTCTCATCAGGTCGGACAGGGCCACGGCCCGCACGACGTCTTTCACCCGATACTGGCCTCGTTTCGCCTCTTCGAAGATGGCCTGGACGCCGTCCTGGTCGTCGACGGTCAGCACGCGGCGCAGGGCGTACGTGCAGAGATGCTCGATGAAGGCCCGCGCGACCTCGTCGCGGTCTTCGAGCAGGAGCTGTTTGAATTGTGCCGAATCCGCGAACGTCTGGCCGTCGGGCATCACGCCGGAGGCGTCGACCACGGGATCCTCGCCCACGCCGGTGGGCACCTGCTCGCGGGTTCGCCACTGGCCGACGGCGTCGTACTGGTCGAACGCCAGTCCCAACGGATCGATATTCCGATGGCAGGCGGCGCAACTCGCGTTGTTCGCGTGGGCTTCAATTCTCTGGCGGATGGTGATCTTGGTTCCCTGGGGGGGAATCGGTTCGATGGGGTCCACGTTCGCCGGCGGCGGCGGCGGCGTCTTATTGAAAATCGCTTCGCTGACCCAGACGCCGCGATGCACCGGGCGATGGCGCGTGCCGTCCGAGGTTAACCCGAGCACCGCGCCCATCGTCAGCAGGCCGCCGCGATGGTCCTTGGGCTTGACCGAGACGCGCTGGAATCCGCCCGTCTTCGGGGCGGGCAGTCCGTAGAAATCGCAGAGCCGGGCGTTCGCCATCGTCCAGTCGGAATCGAGAAAGTCCTCGACGGGCAGGTTCTTCGCGAACATCTCGCGGAAATATTCGACCGGTTCGGCCCGCATGCTCGTTTCGAGCCAGTCGTCGTAGGTCGGGTACAGCGCCTTGTCGGGCGGGAACGTCCCCACAAGGTGCAGTTGCAGCCACTGCCGCGAGAAATCATCGATAAAGCGGTTGATGCGGCCGTCCGCCAACATCCGGTCCACTTCCTTTTCCAGGACTTCGCCCTCCAGAGCGTCGTCCCGGGCCGCGGCGAACAGGCCGTCGTCGGGCATCGAACTCCACAGGAAATACGAGAGCCGCGCGGCGAGTTCCGCGTCGGTCAGTCGTGCGCGGGCCGTCGGGTCGCCCTCGACGAGATAGAGGAAGTTTCTGGACGTCAGCACGCCCTGCAGGGCGATCCGGTAGGCGCCGGCCGTCGTTTCGCCCGCATCGCGTTCCTCGCGGTAGGACTGCAGGTAGTTCTCCAGTTCATCCACCGTCACCGGGCGTCGCCAGGCGCGCTCGGCGAATCGCTGGAGATAGTCCGCGACCGCCTCGGGCGCGGCGTCCTCCGGCGGGACGACTCCCTGCCGTCGAGACGCTTCCTCCTCCGTGACCAGCGGCCCCTCCCATTCCATCCAGTCCAGGATCACCGTGGAGAAGATCCCGTTGCCGTCGCCGTCGAACATCTGCGGCGCGTTCGGGTTCAGGAGCGCGGTCTCGCTGCTGTGCGTAAAAATATACGAACTGCTGCCGAGGGCGTTGCGGAAGGCCGCGCCCTGCCGGCGGTCCACCACGTCGGTGGAGACCACGCAGAAATGCAGCGTCGCGGGCATCTCGAGAAACGCCTCGAACTCATAAACCTGCGGGTCGTCCTCCGTCGCCGTCACGTCGAATTCGATCAGCCCGTCCACGGTCTCCTCGCCGGTCCGCACGCCGACGCTGAGGTGGGCCGTCTGGCCGCCGGGCGGACGGATTCCGCTGGCCTGGACGCGGAACTTATAGAGCCCGCTCTGCTCCGGCCCCGTCCTGCCGAACCAGTGCGGAGCGAGCGCCGGCTGAACGTTGCCGGGGTACAGGAGATAACGCAGCGGACGCTTCACGCCGAAGCGGTCCAACGCCGCCTGCTGGGCTTTTCCGCCGCCGTACCGCAACTCCGCCGCGGTCTTCCGGACTGTGCGAGCCTCGCCCGGCGCCGCGGGAAAGGCGCGATCCAGCACGAGGTCTGCGGCGCGGTAATAGCGGTCCACATGCGAGGGCGACAGCGAAAGCTGCGAGCCGATGCGCTCATAGCCGTGCCACAGCGTGTCCTCGTTCAATTCGCCCGGCTTCGTCGGGTCGTATCGCACGCCGAGCAGATCGTAGACGGTATTCTGATACTCTTTCCGGCTCAGTCGATAATGCGCCACCGCCGGCCGCGCCGCCATTCGCGCCGCCCGGCCTTCCTTGAGTCGTGCGTCCAGATTCGCCACGAACGCGGCGATTTCGTCCTGAGTCGGCTGCGCTTCCGTGGCCGGCGGCATCTCGCCGCTGTTGACCTTGTCGATCGCCTCCGCCCAGTGATGCGTGTCGGCGCCGGACTTGAAGTCGCGCGACAGCCGGTCGATCCGGATGTCTCCTTCCTCGAGCAGCGGGCCGTGGCAGTGAATGCAGTGCTTTTCCAGGAACCCCTCGAACGGCTCCGCTCCGCCGGCGACGCCGGCGAACCCGAGACAGAGGACGAGGCTGGAACAAAGTAAACGTCGAATGTGAAGCATCGCTTTTGTCCGTGGCATTCCGCAGTGATCGCCTACGCCACCGAGCGATGCACATCGGTCCGCCGGAGGTCGCGGCCGAAGTGGTTGCAGGTGAGTTGAGCGTGATCGACGCTGAGCAGGCCCCGCATCATAGCGTACAGCATAGTCGTATGCAGCGTCGTGGATGCGAGCCCTGCGGTCGATCACGCGGTCGCCCCCGTGACCGGTTTTGCCGTCGGCGCTCCGTCGTCCCGGCGGAGCAGTCGGTCGGCGACGAAGGCCGCTGCGGAGCCGCCGGCGGACGGCCCCCCGCTCCCCCGCCGGGCGGCGGGCCGGGCGGCGACCGTGGCGATCACCGACGGACGGCAGGACCTCGGCCGGCGGGAGCGGCTCGTCCCCGGCGCCTTCGACGACCGGCGGGCGACGGCCGATACGGCCCGCTTCGCGGCGCACGTGCTGACCTACGGCGGGGAGGCGGATCTGGCGGCGCTCCGGGAGCAACTCCCGACCGTGGCGGACCTGCGGGCGGTCCTCGACGCGGCGCCGGCCGGCGTGTACGACGCCCGGTCGTGGGCGTACTGGAATCTGATGGCCGGTCGCGACGACCCGCCCCCGCCGCCGGCCCGAACGCTGCCGAGCTGAAGGCGAAAAGGCCGGCGGAGTGAATCGGCCCGCTACGCCAGCACGTCGCGAATCAGCGTGCCGTGCACGTTCGTCAGCCGGCGGTCCAGGCCGTTGTTGTACCAGGTGAGCCGCGTGTGCTCGAAGCCGAGCAGGTGCAGGACCGTCGCGTAGAAGTCCCAGACGGTGACCGGGTCAAGGGCGGCCCGACGGCCGAACTCGTCGGTCGCGCCGTGACTGACGCCCCCCTTCACCCCGGCCCCGGCCATCCAGCAGGTGAAGCCGTCCGGGTTGTGGTCCCGCCCGGCCACGCCCTCCTGGCGGGTCGGCATCCGGCCGAACTCGGTCGTCCAGAGCACGAGCGTGTCGTCCAGCAGGCCGCGACGCTTCAGGTCGGTG
Coding sequences within:
- a CDS encoding protein kinase domain-containing protein is translated as MPAPPPDVQSLFLQAAELDDPGERAALLDARCEGDAALRAEVEELLAAHGTPGGPLDRPAAARATAPSDRTAARHSTATVVNAPDTADPQPSAGATNDVAPGVPLNSAQKLGGYDVLETVGRGGMGVVLRARDPHLDRIVAIKALAPELAADPTARRRFAREARAAAAVTHPHVVTIHAVEPGGAGPEGPTPFLVMEYVAGRSLKDKLDADGALEVREALRIGSQVAAGLAAAHAQGLIHRDVKPGNVLLENGVERVKLTDFGLARAADDVAITRTGEIAGTPQFMSPEQAEGRPVDARSDLFSLGAVLYAMCTGRPPFRGESTLTVLRKVCDATPRPIREVNPDVPPWLTEIVDRLLEKDPGKRFASAAEVAALLGGRLAEMQNPDAAERPRPAAGLPSTARAGRGRRWTVAAAALAAVLLIGGTTEATGVTEVIPTVVRLVRGEGTLAIRTNDPDVGVTIEGEDVVLTGTGLSEIRLKPGTYQVKATKDGREFTELVTVERNGREVVNVGWEPAGREPAGREPAGRAGGQTGAFAGEPTAPPRRLGVVVGADPAAGTASIQLDEPAGLRPGAAFAVHPRADAGVPPSYIKAWVEAVRVPSDGRAEVRVLEYDAERPIAVGDWVSLWPPPGAGGSADGGTATAGDATFEPVASLRGHTDAVRDLAFFLDGRRLATGSADQTFRIWDAASGEELYRRDCPHWVSAVAVSPDGTQAALGYVTVTESAQIEIVDLETKERVHLLDGPPGLVHGLAYSPDGSRLLATGQQGVGLLFDPASGERLNEFRQGEDEVFGGEWAPDGRTFVTCSSRGPQIMTRDLNGAALHATVSLERAAVVDVRYSPDGTRLAAAITRPQIPIYDAADGTLIRLIETPGPTAEVRFLGDGRRLLAAGKDDALRLYDVESGRLLAERPLDGPHAAHLALAPDGALLATGGGRARNTLGGRPAPDPRDYDVRLWRLSGAETADANAADGSFALVRTFPGHASSVNAIAVYDEGRRAISGSEEHRFRVWNLETGALLKTIETGAAVKAVAVTADARFAIVGTANPAGVRWYDLEDGTLVRQAGDLGGAPNQFASALALTPDGSRVVASRLRGGPVVLDAATAELVRTLAPPPPMPKEGSDVGSLCLALSPDGMRAAAGWHSSGRDGEIVVWNLDDGAAVWSRDLGNRSTLDLAFSPDGARLLVGDSGGWLTLLDAGDGTTLRRFRGHGDAVNSVAVLPDGRRALTSGLDDVLTLWDLDSGEELARLARPDKTVLHVTPTPDGRGFLTGGGGYWDGEKSVRTGDYALRLWDFTDDRPRAADAVPPADDHAGRPPEPPSLVEDVRIEALSDFVLALAYTPDGRSLVTGGADGAFVWDARNGRRRRELTGHDGRSVHAAVVLPDGQRVVTAGKGDAILLSDLNSGEVVRRFEGHTGFVERLAVSPDGTRLASGSSNWVRKDRGDLTVRVWDVETGRELWQAEPPPTDNGYGAVHEVMFTPDGARVVSVHHAAEDGVSVWDAATGELLRRFSGKHSSIKSAALSPDGRTLATGHEAVQVKELRWDDPEHAVVRLWDLASGEEVRRLVGHAGQINAVAFSPDGTRLLSCSGSQYLNDAWTPELSRDNTLRLWDVATGAELARQRLPGGGQAAAYAPDGEHVASVAGGKNLLVQLWRIPDALAAESAAARNPAAAR
- a CDS encoding DUF1552 domain-containing protein, whose amino-acid sequence is MSNFLSQSWLVDRRHALRAMGTCVALPMLECMIPLRAAERQTASPKRSAFVYLANGVHSLNYQITTPGRDYEFSRSLKPLEKHRDVITPISGLHHPGAISHHHNCISVWLTGGKLGPSDRNTISVDQQMAAITAEHTRYPSMEVALTGESLSWTADGVRLPSMRRCSEIFASLFEQPKGGVAAQRRALRRKASVLDDNLAEVRRLERQIGAADRGRLDQYLTSVREAEIRTRRADAWLDTPLPEISESDKKRTNRDVPKTQAGDYFRTVYDLMVLAFQTDVTRVATFSLGGEGDAFAIPEIGITESRHQLSHHGGDLGYMEKLTNYDTFAIEQFSYFLTRLAETNDLNGRPLLGSTMALFGSGMSYGHSHGNANLPLVLAGGSDLGLKHGSHVDFNQGHFEGYQLDEPGKHYSLCSRPANSDAHMSNLLLTMAQRMGVETDQFGDSNKSIEL
- a CDS encoding DUF1592 domain-containing protein; protein product: MLHIRRLLCSSLVLCLGFAGVAGGAEPFEGFLEKHCIHCHGPLLEEGDIRIDRLSRDFKSGADTHHWAEAIDKVNSGEMPPATEAQPTQDEIAAFVANLDARLKEGRAARMAARPAVAHYRLSRKEYQNTVYDLLGVRYDPTKPGELNEDTLWHGYERIGSQLSLSPSHVDRYYRAADLVLDRAFPAAPGEARTVRKTAAELRYGGGKAQQAALDRFGVKRPLRYLLYPGNVQPALAPHWFGRTGPEQSGLYKFRVQASGIRPPGGQTAHLSVGVRTGEETVDGLIEFDVTATEDDPQVYEFEAFLEMPATLHFCVVSTDVVDRRQGAAFRNALGSSSYIFTHSSETALLNPNAPQMFDGDGNGIFSTVILDWMEWEGPLVTEEEASRRQGVVPPEDAAPEAVADYLQRFAERAWRRPVTVDELENYLQSYREERDAGETTAGAYRIALQGVLTSRNFLYLVEGDPTARARLTDAELAARLSYFLWSSMPDDGLFAAARDDALEGEVLEKEVDRMLADGRINRFIDDFSRQWLQLHLVGTFPPDKALYPTYDDWLETSMRAEPVEYFREMFAKNLPVEDFLDSDWTMANARLCDFYGLPAPKTGGFQRVSVKPKDHRGGLLTMGAVLGLTSDGTRHRPVHRGVWVSEAIFNKTPPPPPANVDPIEPIPPQGTKITIRQRIEAHANNASCAACHRNIDPLGLAFDQYDAVGQWRTREQVPTGVGEDPVVDASGVMPDGQTFADSAQFKQLLLEDRDEVARAFIEHLCTYALRRVLTVDDQDGVQAIFEEAKRGQYRVKDVVRAVALSDLMRTR